One Bos taurus isolate L1 Dominette 01449 registration number 42190680 breed Hereford chromosome 16, ARS-UCD2.0, whole genome shotgun sequence DNA window includes the following coding sequences:
- the C16H1orf53 gene encoding uncharacterized protein C1orf53 homolog isoform X2, with protein MAAWRVPASALRRTQPAAAPPERPPRDGTAFRRRRGVPLCSVAREDGGGPGPDSRGGPEEATKRPASQELTAAERRIAELHAAACALIKSRTRTKYPAIKEDTPKKQFVAHTKMLAS; from the exons ATGGCGGCCTGGCGGGTCCCGGCGTCCGCGCTCAGGAGGACGCAGCCCGCCGCCGCGCCGCCAGAGCGGCCGCCCCGTGACGGAACAGCGTTCCGACGGCGCCGCGGCGTCCCCCTCTGCTCCGTTGCGCGGGAAGACGGCGGTGGCCCCGGGCCTGACTCGCGGGGCGGGCCGGAGGAAGCGACCAAGCGCCCGGCGAGCCAAGAGTTAACGGCGGCGGAGCGGAGGATCGCGGAGCTACACGCGGCTGCTTGCGCA CTGATTAAAAGCCGAACTAGAACAAAATATCCAGCCATTAAGGAAGACACTCCGAAGAAGCAGTTTGTGGCACACACGAAAAT GCTGGCCAGCTAA